The DNA region AAAGTAGATAAATCATAATAATTTATAGCAGTACCTATTTTATTTAATGTTTCATATGGATAAATTGTAGGATTAATTAAAACTGCTTTTAAATCATACTTATTTGCCAAATATATACTATAAAATCCACCTAATGAAGAACCTATTAAATATATATTATCATCTATTTTTTTTATTAACAAAATCAATTGTTCTAAAGTATCTATTGCTAGATTTGGGATATTTGATAAAGATGGCAATATAATATCATTATCAAAAGTTTCTCTTAAAATAGAAGCTTTACCTCCAAAACCACTACTGCCAAACCCATGTATATAAATTATCATTTTATACCTTTACTTTTTTATCTCTTTGTAATAAAAAAGTTGCAATTGTAGAGATTATAATTCCTGGAACAACTGCAAGTTCTATTGCTTTATTATCTATAAATAAAAGTAAAATTGCAACAGCAACAGGATTTAAATATATGTATGACATCACTTTACTAGGTCCTAAAACTACTGTACTTTTTTGATAAAAATATACAGTTAAAATAGTTGCACCTATAATTAAATAAAGCATATCATATAATAATCTTCCTTGTATTAAATTCCAATCTAAACTTTTATTAAAAATAAATAATCCTAATCCCATCCAAATAGCTCCACCAATCAAAGTACAAAAAACTATAACAATAGGAATATCACCTTCTTTATATAAAAACTTTAAAGAAATAGAGTAAAAACACATAGAAATTGATCCCAAAATAAATATATAATCTCCACTATTTAATGAAAAATTTATAAGTAAAGATATATCTGCTTTGAAAATAACCCAGATGGTTCCTATTAATCCAACAATATAAACTATAAATTTATTAAAACTAATATGATCTTTAAAAATAAAAAAAGCCAATATTGCAGTAAACAAAGGTACTAAAGTATATAGTGTTGCTGTATTTAATGCTGTCGTTGTTTTTAAAGCTTCAAACATTCCCATGAAATAAAGAGAATAAAAAAGGCTTATTATCATAGCTCTTGGTATAGTAGAAAATACTTTATTTCTATATTCTGCTTTACTTAAAATCAAAGGTAATAAAATCAATATTGCACCAATAAATCTAAGAAAAGTTAAAGATATTGGGTTTACAACTGTTGCTAAATTAATAGAAGCAATAAAAGAACCAGCTACTAAAAATGTTGCAAATAATACATAAATGTTTGCTCTTAATTTTGAAATATTCAAACTACAATTCCTTATAAAAATTTTTGCAAAGTTTATAAAATTAAAGAATTTTTGTCATTTACATATGTTGAGAAAACAATAAATTAGTTGTTGTTATAATATATTGTTTCTTGAAGATTAAAAGTATTATCCATTTCTGTTTCTAATTCATCAGCAAAATAGATTATATAGTTTCCGCTCTCTTTAAAAATAAAATCTTTTACTTCTTTTGAATCTCTCCATGTTATTCCTTTTAGCTCTTTCATATTTAATTCTAATACTTTCAAAGATTTAAACTTTTCTTGAGGAAAAAGTTGAATCGCTTGAGACACATCTTGTAAAATAAACCACTCATCAGAAGGTGTTTTTATTGCTAAATTATTTGGTAATACTTTTGGCAAATTTATTTTCAATATTTTGTTCTTTAAAGCATTTTTATCTACTTCTAACTCATTAGATGAAGAATGAACAAAAGAGAATCCAAGAAAAACTACAAATAATAATGCAATAAATTTAATTTTTTTCATTTTTAATTCCATAATAAAATAATCAACAAACTTTAACATAATATTGTTTTAATTTACTACTAGATTTTTTATGTTTTAATTATTTATATTCAAAATAGTGATATTTATGACAATTTGAAAGATTTTTAAATAATTTTTTATATTTTAGATAAAATAAAATAAAAATAAATTATTATAAAATTATTACTTTATAGGAGAATAAATGGCAAAAAAGAACAAAACTCTTTTTGAGTGCCAACATTGCGGAGAACAAGCCACAAAATGGCTAGGAAAATGTCCTAATTGTGGTGGCTGGGATAGTTTTATAGAATTAAATCAACAGCAACAAGAAATAATCAAACAAACAGCAAAAGTTATAAATACAACTTCAAAAGCTACTCCCATAACACAAATACAACAAGATGATGTTACAAGATTTTCTTCAAATAATGATGAATTTGATTTAGTTTTAGGTGGAGGAATTGTTCCTGGTAGTTTAACTTTAATAGGAGGAAGTCCAGGGGTTGGTAAATCAACGCTACTTTTAAAAGTTGCAGGAAGTATTGCATCTTCTGGAAAAAAAGTTTTATATGTATCA from Malaciobacter molluscorum LMG 25693 includes:
- a CDS encoding YqiA/YcfP family alpha/beta fold hydrolase — its product is MIIYIHGFGSSGFGGKASILRETFDNDIILPSLSNIPNLAIDTLEQLILLIKKIDDNIYLIGSSLGGFYSIYLANKYDLKAVLINPTIYPYETLNKIGTAINYYDLSTFECNQKHLDSLKNFEVNVIKNQKNFLLLLQKGDEVLDYRQALEKLPNAKIIVKEGGNHSFTNFEGYIENIKDFFNGK
- a CDS encoding DMT family transporter, with the protein product MNISKLRANIYVLFATFLVAGSFIASINLATVVNPISLTFLRFIGAILILLPLILSKAEYRNKVFSTIPRAMIISLFYSLYFMGMFEALKTTTALNTATLYTLVPLFTAILAFFIFKDHISFNKFIVYIVGLIGTIWVIFKADISLLINFSLNSGDYIFILGSISMCFYSISLKFLYKEGDIPIVIVFCTLIGGAIWMGLGLFIFNKSLDWNLIQGRLLYDMLYLIIGATILTVYFYQKSTVVLGPSKVMSYIYLNPVAVAILLLFIDNKAIELAVVPGIIISTIATFLLQRDKKVKV